cctttcgcTCTGGGATTAACTGAAAATCCTTAAAAGGGTTACTTCAGTCtaagcccattcatttcaatgggtttagagACTGAAGTAACTCTGTACTTTGGGTGATTTTGTAACTACGAGATTTGCTCAGTCCTCCATAGACTATATACAACACTTCACCACCACATCACAGAAATGGGGatattgggttgccagatccagggtgcGAAAaccctagagattttggggatggagcctaaggaGACCAGGGTTTCGGGACAGGAAAGGCTTCAAGGGTgcataataccacagagtccattgcggcccttttctccaggtgagctaatctctgttgcctggagatcagtggtaatagaaggagatttccagccaccacctggaagctgacaacTCTATATAGGTTGGGAACGTTTTGACTGCCACTTTACTACTGTTGTATTTAAAATCTGatgtaaaaacaaaactttaactttttttaaagaaaatgttttatggttttattatggtatgtttctcttgcaggtctTGAAGTGGGCCAGAGGTTTTAATAACTAACAGGTCACCGCAACAGAGGAACACACAgactcacatttttaaaatggtaatgGTTTCAACGTACCTGGGCAACCACACTTTTTGCAAATGGTGTTCAAAACAGCTTCAAGTGTGATCTTCTGGCTGCTGTAGTCTTTGAATGAGCGTTTTTTTCGTGCATCCTGACTATAAACAGACACCAGAGAGTTGTCGATTACAGACATTCTATTAGTAACAATGGGGAGAAACACCACTGAATTATATGGGAAAATTCTAAGTGTCTTGGTTTGGATATAACAGCAAACTACATGTTGCTGCTGCAAGACCAAGGCTTGAAGAAACCCTAGGTTCATTTATGCAATTTCTACCCGCTCTACCCTGCACTAGCATGGCAGCTTTGGGAAGTTCTACCTAGCTGTATTTAAAAAATCTAGCCTTTTGCTAGGACAGAAAGCAAAAGACTTTGAGTAGGTATTTGGATTGTATCACTCCTCTTTCTGCAGGTCCCTTAGATTTCTACCTATATGAGAATAGCATTAGAACCCCTCACGTTGCTACTCAGATTGGGAGAGCCTTTGGGACTGACACAAGGAAGGGCTAGAGAGAGACATGCATAAATTGACAACTgcactaagaaaaaaaaatcacttactCCAAGGCAACATTATTGGGATCCAGGTCCTTTCCAGTTCCTTGGTTAACAACTTTCATGGAAAGAGACAGTTTCAGTTTGTCATCTGTCTTCTGAAAAATACATGCAAATGTAAAAAGCATTGAATCCTCGGGTGTTTTTGTACATTTCGAAATGCCAGCTCAGGAATACAGACGTATtcaaccacctcctcctcttccatacaTCAACTAACATACATCCCCTCACAAGCACCCTAGTGACAGATGCTATTATAGGCCAGAAGCACTAAGAGTTGTTATAAATGATTCCACTAGTGCCAGATAGAGAGTTTAACCTTGCCAACAAGTTACACAcacagctgccttctactgaatccgaccattggtccatcaaggtcagtattgtctactcagactggcaatggctctccaggtctaagggagaggtctttcacatcagctactgcctggtctttttcattggagatgccgggaattgaacccgggatgagatgccgggaattgatgCCGGGAATTGATGCCGGGAATTGATGCCGGGatgagatgccgggaattgatgccgggaattgaacccgggATGAGAATTCAGGGAAGGCTAGTAGCTGGGCTCGTGTTTGAAGCCAAAATGTGTAGACCTGCCTGATGCTGTAAACGCAACTCTCAGGAAGAGCAATCAGCAAAACTGTGATTACTCAGCCTCCACACATTACCCAAACTCTAGATGTGGATTTCCAGACCAGTTACCACACTGTTTTGAAACACAGTAAGATACTCAATTATAAATCACTATTCACTCAACGTTTTGTAGTATCCAGAACAAAAATTGGGATGTCTATCCAAATCTCCTCTCTGAAAGACTTGTAACAACAGCAGACTATTCATATTAAAACGACGTTGTCCAAAGATCTGAATTACCAATACCTAAGTTCTACATACATTTAAAATGCTCACAGGATCAATAAGAAACAGGAGAATTTAGGTTCCCAGTTTGCATGCTTTTGCTATAGTGACCTTGATTGAATTCCAGGTGAGCTATTTAAgcttcaaacaaaaaaaaaaggtccaatcgcacctttaagaccaacaatgatttattcaaggtgtgagctttcgaatctgaagtagcccaacatggctacccacttgaatcagattcaaagttggtcacaaaagtagcatttGATCTGTCTGTCTCTTTACTGTCTGCTGTCTCTCTGCATCTCTGTCTGCCTGTCAGAAGTTGACGCTTGCCAACTGGCCTGAAGTTGCTCTTTGCTGCCTCTTGTGGCCAAAATAGCCACATCTATTGACATTTGATCTCTGGTCAGTGTCTATTACATGACCTTGCCATCCACTTCTGGTTTCCATGGCTACATTTTTATTGCCATGCAAATGATGATAATTGCCCCTGTGGCATTTGTTCCTTCAGAAAGTCTTTGTTCAGGAccaaagaataatttttaaacaaaatagcGCAATTTGCTGAAATTATGAAATATTCTTTACTCCACACAGCACTCAAAGCGACTCACTGAGAAAGGTTCTTCTCTGAGGACAGGAAGACATCTTGATGGACAATTCCCACTATACTCTCAGGGGGGGCAGGAACtaaactttttcttcttcctgtctcctgGGGTGGGTGCCAGCCATCCgtcggcggctgatttgctcgcggcctggtaaggttctcgctgcaggggggcggggagagggaggtgcagcCCCTGTGGCCTGCTGCCGAGgccaggctgcagcccgggggttgatgacccccgatgtAAAGGACTGTGAGGTAGGTACAACCTATGAAGTTATTCACTAGGTCATTACACAAAACCTTTGTAGAATTGCAATGTTAtgtttgtgcttttaaagcatTACATAAGCTTCTATATTGTATAAACTCTTTAGTTGTGTTGTCATTACACAGTGATTCTTCATGTTTTGTACAGTTTCAATACCTAGTGTATCAATATGAAGGGCAGTAACAGGAACATCCACCAGGGGGACCCAAAGGATCCCCTCTGCATAATCCAGCACATCAAGCACAGGGTATATAATTCCTTGATAAAGGAGGGAAATTGTTAATCAGTGGCTTATGCCACTCTGcccttaattttttcccccaaaagatTCTGGGAAAAGAAACTTCTTTTGTACACCATCTGCCCTAGGAAAAAATTCCTGATTGCCTTTGGGCCCACAAATGTTATAAAACCCTGGATTATTTTATTCAGACAGAAGTGACTACTTTAATTCCAGAGCCGGCATTGATATAGCCAGTAGGGAGAAAGGTAAATGCAACTTTACCTCTTTTCCTATAAGTTTCACCCATACTTTTTCTCCAACATCCACCATTTCTGACGGCTTGTCTATCCGACAGCTTGACATATGACTTTTGTGTACAAGACCTACGAAGAAATAAAGGCGGGAGGGATAATTTGTTGAATATTTTCCTGACAGACAAAGTCAAGAGAAAATTACCCTATAGCAAGCTGCCACTATACAAGTGCCTAGATTAATAGATTTTAATGTCTGATCAATTTTCTATCACTAATCCTTTTCAATTCAATATAAACTGAATTCATCTGATAAGAGAATCAAACCTTGTTTCCTGCTTCCTGGAATTTTTATAAAAGCTCCATATTCTGTCACAGCAGCAACCTGTAACAATAAACATTTACACTTAGGAGAAAAGTGGCAGGTATAACTATTTCCTGAACTTGCAGTAGACTCACCACCCTTTCATTTCCTTATTCCTTAGTTGTGTTGAAAATTACAGAATTTAGCCAACAACTGTTGTCGTGGTACTTGTTCTCCAGGAAATAATTAGTTATTTTGCTTAGACCAATTAAGAGACAAGTCTTTCAGAACTACCCAACTGAAAGATCTGGAATTACTGAGGAAATAAGTTTATTACAGCCCTAAATAACTCTACATAAATTTCGACCATCTATGAaactaaaaggaaaaagaaaaatccagtttTTGTTTCTTCCTATCACTCTGAAAACAGTAACTTCAACACATACCTCTCCTTGAAAAATATCATAGAGTTCTGGAAGCACTTCCATGGTCTTAAATTATGCAGATTTCTTGAAAGAAGATCCGTGTCGCATAAATCACTCTGCCAGTTTTTCTTCTGTGGGCTCTGTTAACCTTCAGCAGCAAAAAATTATCTTCCTTGACTGACATGAAATTATACAatgctagatttttttaaaagatatgatTATTTTAAGCTGACATGAGTTATTATCATCACAGCTTTTCATTCCCTCTAAACTTAAGTTTGCAGAAGCCTCAATTGCTTTACAAAGGCCTGCAGTTAACCACACTTTGTCTGCGTGCTAGGGTGTGTGCTAGGGTGCAAAGCACCAAAAAATTAATAAGTTTCAAAGTTTGAATTTTTACAGTTTGAAACATGACAGATAAAAATGATTTCTGTTTATAAATAGCAAAAGCCCCATTCAACAAGCAAGGATTCCTGTCCCATTATATCTATCAGCAGAGATTGTCTGGACATTTTTTTGTTAAGAGGACAAGGATGCTGAAGTCTCAGAAACATGCATAATCTGCCTAGTGGTGAAGCCAGTCATGATTTTACTGTGATTAAAAACAACTAAATACTATGCAATTCCATGAAGAATTCAAGATACTTATAGTCTATTAATAAGAAAAGTGTTCCCCATTTTTTACCAATCAATGGACTGAGAGTGCTTTAGCTTGCAAAcacccacctttcctctcccacaacagacaccctgtgaggtaggtgaggctgagagggctctgacagactggcccaaggtcacccagctggcggcatgtggaggaggagaggggaatcaaatctggtcctccagattagaggccatcactcttaacaactataccatACTGGTTCTCTAAGCATATGTCGTTAGACAACAGCGCTCTGAAAAAGCAACTGCTCCCATATGCCAGTGGAGCATTTGAGATTCAGTGAAAAGAGCACCAGCTCCAAATCACATCACCAAGTGTTAGGGTACATCCGACAGCATTCTCAGACGTAGCTCCAAGTATGTGGAAATCATTTCCTTTCAAAATCCAACTGAGCCTCTCAATCTGGCTCATTTCAAATTCAAGTTTCATTTACACTTGCTGTCAGAAACTGAAACAAAAGATAAAAACCAGGTGTGCTGATTTAGGTTTTTGTTAGGGTTTGTTTTAGATACCACTTTGGCACTAGAGaacggtggagggggggggaaatagtagACTTCTGCAAACCTTGTAAATACGTACTTATTTTGCAAGCACTTGCCAGCCCTCCAGCAAGGTCACCCTTCCAGCATCTATAAAAATAAGTCTAAGgtcagcctcagccaaatgcctcgtggaggagctcccttttgcaggccctgcagaattttggcagctcagtcagggccctgatctcttccgggagcttgttccaccagctgggggggccaggacagagaaggctctggccctgcttgaggcctgtaatgcttctttggggccagggatcaccagccagttgtaGGTGGCGGAGCACAACGCTCTATGGGGGGgttaggcagagaggcggtccctcagatacaatgataaataaaattgtaaaTTTATCATATACAAtaagtccctccccccctttcctcctctgctCAGCTGGCCACCTTCGTCCTGGTCGCTTCGATAGCGCCGCCAAGAGGCTCGGCCACTGCAGCACAGGGCTAcctccggaggaggaggaggagggagccgaGCAAGGGGGCTGAACTGGCCTCCAGTCTCCCCCCAGAGCTGCTCTCTGTCCCCGGGAGATCTCCCGCTGGCAttccgggagaactccaggccccaccgtcaggttggcaaccccccaCTGCGCCCGCAGGGCCAGCAGGCAAGCCCCGCCTCACCTTCCGCGGCAGAAGGCAGAGGGGGCCACGCTCTCCCCTCCGAAGTGGGGAGTGGAAAGCAGCTGCGACTGGCCGAGGCTCCTCCCTTCGCCCCGTCTCCCCTCCGAAGAAGCCGTCCAACGGTTTTACCCGTCATGCCGCGCGCCGTTTAACCGCCAATCAACGGAAGGCTGGGGAACCTCAAGGAACGCTTTTGAAGTCCGGTTAAAAACCGACCTTCAGTTTGTGCTCAGGGGGGAATTGTAGGACTTGGTTGGCACTGAGTATGACCAgggaagaagcagagctggggtttggtgccccgctttttactactcgaAGCGGTCTCTAAACGACTTGCAGtcagctttccttcctctcccccacaacagacaccttgtgaggtgggtgggctgAGAGAATCCTAAGAGAACTTacctgcaagagcagctctaagagaactgtagctggcccatggtcacccaactggctgcatggggaatccaacccggctatCCAAataagaggccactgctcttaaccactacacttcgCTGGCTCTCTGAAGAAGAAGGACATGAGCTACATGGAAACAGATATTTGGCTCAGTTTTTTGAACTggttcagagccagcttggggctGTAGTTAAGAGTGCCggtttttaatctggagaaccgaattTGGTTCcctagtcctccacatgcagccagctgggtgaccttgggctgattacagttctgttagagctgttaacagttctgtcagggctctcttaccccacctacctcacaaggagtctcttgagaggagaggaagggaaggtggttgtaaattgctttgagacttgtctggatagtgaaaaacaggatataaaaacctctgcttcttcagcccttcctggcaacaaaCAAAATTCCTTCTACCTATATTTGCTTGAGGAAGTCTtgtttcattgcatctgaagaagtgtgcatgtacactaaAGTTAAAATCCAGAATTAAACTATATTGGTCTTCAAGGCaatactggactcaaatgttgtcttCTGTTTTATATTATTGTGTTATTGTTTAGATGTTTACATTGAGAGAGATCATTGTTGTACTATTATTGCCAAGCTGGGACAAGGTCAGGAGGAAGCAAGAccttaattttaaaatacaaggtttcttgaagcttttgttagattcaaatgagtagccgtgttggtctgaagtagcacaataaaatcagagtccagtggcacctttaagaccaacacgccttgattaaatctttgctggtcttaaaggtgctactggactctgattttattgaagcttttgtgtgcttcaGGGAATCCATAAGTTTTTAAATACTTTGTAATTTAGAAATATGAGAAATCTTAAACCATCAGTCCCCATTAAGATTCACTGGCACTCCTGTAGGCCATTTCTGAAATCTCAATTGAAAAGTGAGAAATATTTAAAACTGCACCAATTAAAGGAGCCTAAAATTCCTCTTATTAATAACTATATAAAGTGGTAGGGAGTTGATCCCTTTATGAAATGGTTGGTTGCCTTAAATCCGGCACATGCCCTCAACTGGAGAACTGCTTCTGCCCATCTTCTAAATCTATAAATCAGAAGTAAAACAGGCTTTCCAAAAAAGAGGGAACAAGC
Above is a window of Paroedura picta isolate Pp20150507F chromosome 5, Ppicta_v3.0, whole genome shotgun sequence DNA encoding:
- the ZCCHC17 gene encoding zinc finger CCHC domain-containing protein 17 encodes the protein MEVLPELYDIFQGEVAAVTEYGAFIKIPGSRKQGLVHKSHMSSCRIDKPSEMVDVGEKVWVKLIGKEKTDDKLKLSLSMKVVNQGTGKDLDPNNVALDQDARKKRSFKDYSSQKITLEAVLNTICKKCGCPGHFAKECFMQPGGIKYSLIPEEEEDHIHPEEEKKTHQSEHSAKKRKKEKKKKRKHKSKVPSESDNSDSCNSDAGGDQPSRKKAKHAEKASASQKRKKKKHHKKKHKE